Genomic segment of Apium graveolens cultivar Ventura chromosome 7, ASM990537v1, whole genome shotgun sequence:
GCAGGACACACAGAGGCTGTACTTTCCGTTGCGTTTAGTCCTGATGGACAACAACTGGCTAGTGGTTCAGGGGATACTAGTGTTCGATTGTGGGACTTAAACACCCAGACACCCATGTTTAATTGTACAGGTTAACATCTTGCATCTATGGTTATTTGTTTTagtaataatattaattgattgcAATCCTATGAACCCCTGGGTATTGGACTTATGCTAAATTTACCCAATCTTGTTTCTAATAACTTGGTCACtcttttttaattatatatttttgaaTCCTGTCCTGCATCAACAATGGATCTAGAGATAGAACATCTGTGAAGTAAAGTGATATCTGTGGCTTGGCGAGGAAGGTCTTAGATGAGAGATAGTGGAACAAAAGTTTAGAAACAATGTTTATTTAGAagagaaaaattaaaaaaaaaagtcTTGTTATATTGTTAACCACGTAACATAACTCTGCTCTATCTTTCATACAACAACCGAAGTCCAACTTGATTAATACCTTATACTAACTACTTAGCTTTTCTGAAGGAAGTAAAGGTATTGATTAGTGAAGCAGTACATAAAATCGTAGCGTGGTGAGTTAACATTGCCAGTTCCTTGTTGAAGTGGGTTATGCGGTCAAATGAGTTTAATCTTGGTGTTGTGAGCTTAGCGTGTTGTTATTTATCTTCTGAGTTCAAAGTATTAAATTAGTAGGTAGTTTTTTTTGGCAGAATCTCTTTATTTACTTGCCACTGTGTTGTGATAGGCGCACACTCACAAATAATGCAAAAGTCAGTTTTGAAGTGCAACTTGTGAATCTTGGTCAAACGTGCACCCCCTTTTTTTGCAAAAACTATATGTAGTGAAAATAATCCTAATATGTATATACTGCATTTACAAATTTTTACTGGTTAAAATGTTCAAGTAGTTAATAATAGAAAAGTATGTGGCGTAGTTGCACAACAGAATTGGCTTACAGGACATTAAGCAACCAAGTTCAACAACTTAAATGCCTCAAAACGTTCAGTCTTCTAGTTAAAACTAGAGAAACAGATATGTGGATAGGGATGTCAAAAATTATGTAGAAATATTGATAGTACAGCTGTACTTTTCCTTCTTTGTTTTTGTGTATGTGATTATTTCTTTTTACATCAGGGCACAAGAATTGGGTTCTCTGTATTGCATGGTCACCAGATGGTCAGCATCTTGTCAGTGGTAGTAAAGCAGGAGAACTTATATGCTGGAATCCTAAGACTGGAAAGCCAACAGGCAACTCACTTGTTGTAAGTGTCCATTTTAAGAATTTCTTGGTTTTGCTACAATAGGCTTATTGGGGACCAACTGTTGGTCCTATATCATTTTTTAGGGGCCTGGAGAGTAGGAGTTTAGTGGTAGTTTTTGTGTGTGCACTATGCACAGTATAACATGTAGTGTGTTTTTGGTGTTCCTTTTTAACTTTTCAGTATACATTTTAAAAGTAGGTTAGCAATTCGCCAGTTTGGGGTGTTATATCTTTCTCTATACCATGTAGCGAAGTAAATCATACATCTTGTTTAAGCATGCTAATTCAGTTTAGTATCACTCCTAGGCAAGTATATTAACCCAAACTTATATATATTTTGCATATTTATCAGTATTGGCTAATTTTTTTTAGCTGCAGATTACAAGCCATTAGTTTTACATGTTCATTTCTTTAATGTGCACCATATATATTCACATTTATATACATATAATTGACTCTCTAATGGTCATGTatgtgatcatttctttaatCTGCACATATCACTATTGTCTGTGGAATGCTCATTTGCATATAAATGACTTGTTTAATTATATTACAGGGTCATAAGAAATGGATTACGGGTATATCCTGGGAACCGTTGCACCTACAAGCCCCATGCCGCCGTTTTGTTAGTTCTAGTAAAGATGGCGATGCACGCATATGGGACGTTACACTGAGAAAATCTGTTATTTGCCTAAGTGGGCACACACTTGCAATAACTTGTGTGAAATGGGGCGGAGATGGAGTTATATATACAGGGTACATGtttttttccaaattttataTTTTGCAGACATTGTTTGAGCGTGATATCTTTATTTGTATACATTTAATGTTATATTTACTTCCTGATTTATTGTTTACATGTACTTTTTAAGTTCCTGGCTTTGTAAGTGTGAGAATCAAATATTTTATTAACAGCAGATGTTATAGCTAAGTATAGTATTATATCTGAAATTCCTTTTGCATATGTTGCATATGTTCTTGTGCAATTTCCTTGCAAATAATTATATGGGAAAGAATGGTAGCTATGGAGTCTTTGCCTACTCTTCTCTGACTTTTGATCTGTGTGTGAAGCTCCATACAAGTCCATATAAGCTAACTTATTATCGTTGAATAATCATGAACTTGTGGTTATTGTTTTTGAGGTCATTTAAGTTGCTTGCCTGATGCCAAATTCTGTTCTGCAGAGTTAGTATTAATCCCCCGCATGTTGTCATTTCTTGAAAAAGTTCATATAATATGAAAGAATAAAGTTTTTTAAAACAGACCCAATCAAACTATTATCACTACAAAAAAAATCTTTCTAATCAAGAATTAACTTGTGTGACGGACCATTAAGTTCTTTAGTCATTATCTCTGTCCTCTTACTTTTCTTATTTATACAGTCTTCTTCACCAAATCATCAAAGATGAGAATTTTTAGTGCATTAAGAAAGCGGATACAAACCACTTTTAACTTGCTCCTTTTCAAATGAATAATTGATTTGGACTTTTTGGCTGCAATGTGCAGATCCCAGGATTGTACGATCAAAGTATGGGAAACTACACAGGGAAAGTTAATCCGTGAACTGAAGGTATGTAAAAGTGATAAATGACGTTGCTTCCTTTTGCTTGCATGTTCTACCTGCAACGTTTGGTCCTAATAATTTTTGTAACATGATGTGTTTAATATGTAAATGTTTATAAACATAACTATATTTTCTGTATGCAGTGATGGGCTATATGTTAATGTTTATAAACATAACTATATTTTCTGTATGTAGTGATGGGCTTATGTCTTTCTTTCTTTATAGTCATGAATTTATGAATCTACAGCCATTTGTCGGTTATATACCTTTCTGTGTATTACAGATATTTGATTTCATATGGTAGCGTCCAAATGATTATTTACATTTCATTGTTTACTGTGAATACTGAATATTACTCGGTTGTATATCTTGGCTTTATTGTGCTCCTGTGTTTGATAACATTGAAACCTCACGCTTGCCCTTTATCGTTTTGTTATTTTTTTTAGGGCCATGGGCACTGGGTCAATACACTAGCATTGAGCACTGAATATGTTCTTCGAACTGGAGCTTATGACCATACCGATAAACAGTATTCATCtccagcagaaatgaaagaggtAATTATTTACTTTATCGGTGTCCTTGGAAATGTTGCTTGGTCCCCTGAAAGATTACGAGAATTTAAGTAAATATGTTCTATAAGTGTTCGTTTGATGCACCATGTTTTGCTGAATTTGTTAAACAATTTAAATATAATTTCTTTTGGGAATCCTATTTCCATCTTTAGTAAAATGCAGTGAAGGGCTAAGTTACCCGGACTTGGGTACGAGTGTCGGATATGAGTGCGGATCCAAGTGTTAGACTCttagtttttaaaaaattaaaattcgtGGATATGGATTGATAATCGGAATAGGATGCGGGGATTCGGCATATAACGTTCATATAGGCGAAATTATATGTACTTTTTATACATTCCATTTGTAAATTCATGTCTTCTACCACATAAAGTAAATAGATACATAATTGTTTATGCCATATTTATAACATAAATCAAAAGCATAACATGAAATAGTAATCTATAGACATCCCTTCCTAGAATTAAGAGGATTAAGTTTTTGTGAGGCCTTGTAAATCATTTTGAACTTGATTTCTTAAGGTTTAAGTGTCCGGTTTCCATTTGAAGGATCCGACTCGGATCCCATACCCACCCAAACCCATGTCATATCCGATGGACACGGGTATGAGGGCAAATTTGAAGAGTCCGGGTAACTTAGGTGAATGGCATTGCTCCGGCATACTGGGTCTGGATGCTTAGCTTGTCTTGTTGTATTTGAGTATTATGATTTATTGCCCTTTTTTGTAAAGGTTTTGCGTAAACTCCATGATGTAATTTTTTGACGAAACTGAGTAAAATGTAGATGCAGTCATCATGAGTGCACATGAACTTTAATTTTTTGTGGCCCTATGTCTGTATCATGACCATGATATgcttattaaattattttaagcATGGTGTAAGCACAAGATTTGTGCATAATTCATCTACATCACATGTTGCATTGTTGACACTTCTAGAAAAAGGGGTGCCTAAGCCGATGAGTCATGGACTATCACTATAGTGTAATTGCCTTACTGAACTTGAGCAATGCAAGACTTCAACTATTTGTTTGCCTTATGCGTTGCGTTTGATTAATTTCAATTTTGTTCTCTACATGTTTATGAACTCAGGGTTAATGTTGAAAAGTTATATTCGTATTGCACAAATATTGCACAAAtaaaagatctattttgatcttttcatttttaaattaattgtTGGAATCTGTACTTTTTCCAAAAGATTTGTACTTCCTGTCTGGTGTACAGTGATATTGTTTGCATTGATTGCAGTCAATTAAGTTATGAGAGGCTTAGAAACTTGATTCATGTAGTTTATTTTGCACTCTTTGTAGAATGAATTCATTGAAGGGAGAGAGAAGTTCAATGGCATGCAATTGTTGTATTACAATGCATTTTTTTTATACAGCCTCTAACAGTCTACTTCTATTTTTCTCCTAAGAAACTGATGCTCATTTGTTATTGTTAAAACAGGCAGCTTTAAAAAGGTACATTAAAATGAAAGGCAATGCCCCTGAAAGATTGGTTTCAGGTTCTGATGATTTCACCATGTTCCTCTGGGAACCAGCTGTTAGCAAACACCACAAAACTCGTATGACAGGCCATCAGCAGGTAGAAATAGTTTTTTTGTGCTTATATTCATTTTCATCTCTAATAAAGTTGTTTTTACCAAGTTCGGTTTTGTGGGTAAACAAGTTTACTTCTGGCAAGACGGAACTGAGAGGAGTGTAAGTGGTGTAAACTTCATAGAATCTATTATTATCTAAATTCTAAAGTAAGAAACTAGGTATTATCATTCCAACTAGTAATATGGCTCATTGTTGATTTTCTTTCCCGGATGCTTCCTTTGTCATACTTGACTCATAACAAAACCACATCATATGCTACAAATCCTTTATCCTTGTCCCTCTAGTTGTGGCTTACCCCTTTACACTGCTAAACAAATTCTACCTAATAATATAAACCATTTGCAAAACCACTTCAAATGGCTAATCCACTGTCATAACCTCTCAAATTTCACACCTAAAATGCTTAAAGAAAGGCAACATGTTGAGTAACCAGCCCATCTAAAATCTTAAGGTGTTTGAAgaaggccccaataggatcatatatttaacactccccTCACTCGAAGCCCATctatgggtcgaagagtggaatACCGGCGCCCATCTTTGGGGAATTAATTACCTTTAGTGTCCACAATAAATTGTGAGAATGTTGGGGGTGGCTGGGAATTGAACCTTAGTCCTCTTGTCAGCCTAAACTCTAATACCATGTTGATTAACCCAGtccatctaaaaccttaaggtgttagaggaaggcccccataggatcatatatttaacataaCATGATACTCCCTCTATCTCATTAATTTCTTaacactttcctttttgggacTTCCCATTCATTTCTAAccattttccttcttttttttcACAAGATTTCTTAACATTTTCTGAAATAGTATATTTTTCTTTACTAGTTA
This window contains:
- the LOC141672863 gene encoding notchless protein homolog, translated to MEVNNSNIIINKDMNNNMNMNNVMCLLSDPEGNPLGSPMYLPQNAGPKELQLIVNQLLTNEERLPYAFYISDQELLVQLGAYLEKNKVSVEKVLTIVYQPQSVFRIRPVSRCSATIAGHTEAVLSVAFSPDGQQLASGSGDTSVRLWDLNTQTPMFNCTGHKNWVLCIAWSPDGQHLVSGSKAGELICWNPKTGKPTGNSLVGHKKWITGISWEPLHLQAPCRRFVSSSKDGDARIWDVTLRKSVICLSGHTLAITCVKWGGDGVIYTGSQDCTIKVWETTQGKLIRELKGHGHWVNTLALSTEYVLRTGAYDHTDKQYSSPAEMKEAALKRYIKMKGNAPERLVSGSDDFTMFLWEPAVSKHHKTRMTGHQQLVNHVYFSPDGQWIASGSFDKSVKLWNGITGNFVAAFRGHVGPVYQISWSADSRLLLSGSKDSTLKVWDIRTKKLKQDLPGHADEVFAVDWSPDGEKVASGGRDRVLKLWMG